TGGCTGTTGCCGCCAGTTCTGTCTTCCAATTCTAGCAAACAGACTTGGGTAGCACCGTTTTTTCTTAGCCACCGGGCCGCCGACAAACCCGAGATGCCTCCCCCAATCACCACTATGTCTACTTCTTCAGTGATAGACGGTAGGGTGGTAATGCCCGTTCTTAGCAAATGACCCGCTTTGAAAGAAGGGCCGAACAGGCGACCGGCAGGAGCCTTTTTAGTTTCTGCTACACAACTCACCAGCGAAGGACCAGCCAGTGCCAGTGCTCCAATTGCCAGGGCACTTTTCTTCAAAAACCTTCTCCGCTCTTCCCGTTCCCGCATTTAGTTTATGTAAGTGGCCCATTCGTCTTCAAAATAACGGACCAGGGCCTGGTTGTTCAACTTATTGATTTCGGTTTCACGGGCGGGCATGTCTTTGGGAAAGGTGCGCATCTGTTCAAAGGTAGGGCCGTCCAGAAACTTTAGCTGCGCCAGAAACTGCCCTTTCACTTGCACCTTTTGTTCCGGAGAGGCCAGCACAAATCCCCAATCCCCAAAGGAAGGAACATGGGCGTGGTACGGCAGTGTAGCAAAGCCGCAACTGGTCAAGGTATTCACCACACACCAGTAAGCATTGGGGGCCACGAACGGGGAAGTGGCTTGAATCACGGCCGCCCCATCGGGTGCTATGGCCTGGCGCAATACTTTGTAGAAGGTATTGGTGTAAAGCTTTCCAATGGCATAATTGGCAGGGTCTGGGAAGTCAATCACTACAAAATCAAACTGCTCCTTGTTGTTCTTGAGCCATTGAAAGGCATCTGTGTTAATGACCGTTACCTTTTTAGACAGCAGGGCCTGCTGGTTCAGGTTCTTTAAAACCTCATGGCTAGAAAAAAGCTCCGTGACGGCTTTATCTAAGTCTACCAATACCACTTTTTCTATGCTGGGGTAGCGCAAAATTTCACGGACCGCCAAACCATCTCCCCCACCCATTACCAGTACCTTTTTAGGGCTGGCAACCGAGTTTAACCCCGGGTGAACCAAGGCCTCATGATAGCGGTATTCATCAGCGCTGCTAAACTGAAGGTTTCCGTTCAGAAACAGCCTGAACCCTTGGTCATTTTTCGTGAGCACAATCTTTTGGTACGGTGACTGAACAGAATAAATGATCTTATCTGCGTAAGAAAGGCTTTCTGTGAACGCTAGAATTCTGTCACTCATGATAAAACCGGCCACTAAAGAAAGGATGGCCGCCGCGCAGGAAGCGCGTAGATAATAAATGCCCCTAAGCTCTTTTGTAAAGTAGAAACATAACCAAAGGGCCACGCCCGCATTAAGCAACCCAAAGAAATAGGAAGTCCGGAGCAGGCCCAGATGCGGCACCAATACCAAAGGGAAGATCACAGACGCCAGCAGGGCCCCTATGTAGTCAAAGGTGAAAATTTTGGACACCAGTTCCTTGAACTCAAACCGGTCTTCCAGAATACGCATGATTAACGGAATCTCCAGGCCTACCAGAATTCCCGTAAGGGACACCAGTAGGTAAAGCACCATCTGGAAAGAGGCCACCCGGTCAAACAGCAGAAACAGGATGGTAGAGCTGAAACCGCCCACCAATGCTACCAGCACTTCTATCTGGATAAACCACGCAATCAGGTTCTTGTTGAAGAACCGGGAGAGGTAACTCCCAATACCCATAGAGAACAGGTACAGCCCAATAATGGTGGAGAATTGCGTGACAGAATCTCCTAAAAGATAACTGGCCAACGTACCCGCCACCAACTCATATACCAACCCGCAGGTAGCCACCACAAACACTGAAAAAAGCAGGAGGGCCTGTACGCTTATTCGCATGTAACGCTGGGCTTAACCGTGTACAGATGCGCCAATGATAATGGCAATGGCAATAATGAAGGCCGCAAAGATGGTGGCCAGCGCCATGTTTTGTTTCTCCAGAATCTCCTTCCAAAGGTTTTCTGGGGTTACCTTCTCCAGCAGCCAAAACGTGAAAAACAGAATAGCGATCCCTATAAAGGAATAAAGCAAGGATGCCGAAACCAGCTTGTAGTTGATGAGTGATTCCATAGTTTTTATTTGTGGTAATAACGGTGTGTGCGGTAACTGCCTGTTCTGGAGCCGCCGGCCTCAGATTCTTCTTTGTCGTCTCCCAGAAAACGGGTGCCAGAAAGTCCGGCATAGGTAAAGAAACCTACCACCAGCACCAGGTAACCCAGAAATAGAAGCTTTAAACTTTTCTTCATAAAGGAGTATAGCTATTCGTCATAAGGGGAGTAATCACTGTTCATCCAGCGGCTTCTTTCAAAGGAATATTCCCTGAACCCCTGTACCGCAGGCACCGCCGCCAACAATAACAAAGAAATCCAGAAGTTAGACCAGATGGGTACGTCCTGCATCAGACGTAAATGGAACGTATCTGGTACCCCACTCTGGAAGGGCTGCATGTCACGGGAAGGTTGCAGGTAAACCTGGTAAGTGCCGCTTGGGATGGCAGACAGGATCTGATCCGTACCTGGGCTCCCCTCGCTCCAGCTTTCGCCGCCCTCCACGCCATTGTAAAACTCTACGCCCACCTCTACATAATATTCGCGGCCAGTTTTGGTATTCAAGAGGGAGATTCCGGTGGCAAACCAGGAGTTCTCTACCGGAGCCCGTAGGCGCACTTCCAGGTTGGTGCTTCCTAATAGCGAGGACCCTATGTCTATGGTAGGACCAGGAAGAGGCATTAAAGTACCTTTGCCTTCTTCTTCAGTCAGCAGGTAGGTCTTATCTAACAAAACCTTATTCTGGTGGAAGACAGAGAGAAGTACCTGAATACCAAGCAATACCGCAGCCGCCACCAAGGCCAGATTTCTTACTTTATGAAAGGGAAAATCCTGGGAGAAGGGTTCGGCCCCGCCTACCCCAACCTGGTATGGCATGGGACCCTCAAGGGCGAAGAGTTCCTGCACCAGGTCCGGCTCCATATGCTCCCCAAGCATGTAGTTTTGCTCCTCTCTGCCAATTGACATGGTAAGCGTGTACGGGGCAGCTACATATTCACTATACTGGTTTTCATCTTCTGTGATCTGCCAAAAAAACTCGCCGCGGGCATAGGTGACCGTAGTGCGGTATTTATTATATAGCTTGAAGTTTTTGCCCAGGTATCTTATATCTGACGATATGTGTTTATTCACATTGATAAAATCAGAGATAAACCGGAAAAAGGTCCAGTGACCGTCTGACTCTGCCATAAAAGCATACCCGTGCACCGGATTGAACAGCACATATTCGCGCCACCGGTATTTCAGGTTTCGTTCTTTATAAACCAAAAACCCCACTACCGCATACAGCACCCCATTTACCCGGCCTTTTCTGCCAAGGGGCAATAAGGGCTCCTCCTTTTCTCTTCCAACAGATTGAATGGGAACAAACCCCTTTTCCTGCAGTTCAGAAAGATGGGCACAGTGCGCGCAAACCACATTCTTAGCCTGGGCGTGCGTGATCAGGTGCAGGTTCTTTTTACAGGAAGGGCACGTCACCTCCAGGGTGCCGGGCAGTTGGCCCTTCTCTTTCACGTCAAAGCCATTCATCGTGTGTGCGGGTCCCTTGTAATGACATTTCGTTTAACTCCACATAAGAGCCCAGATAGGCATGTGGTACTCGGGAATTTGTAACCTGAAGGATGCCCATCTGACCATCTGTTCTGAACAGTTCAATGGAGGCAAAACCTAATTCCTGCAGCCCTTGTTCGGGCACCTCTCCCTCCCAGAAAATCTGCTTTACTTTATCTTTCACCTCTATGCTAAGGATAACTGCCCCTATAGTAGCCGTATCGCCAATGCACAGGGAACCCACCGGGGAATGGCCGGTGTAGGATGACTCCTGGAAAAAGCAGTAGTTGCCGGCCCAATCGCCCAACCAGCCCGTAAGCCCGCTCTCGTACAGAACAAACCAGTGATTGCGGTATCCTTCCAGAAAGAAATACTGGATACGGCCAATCACCTCAAATTTATCCCCTGCCCTGGTACCTGTCATGCCTATCTGAATAATGCTCATGACCTCCCGCATAGGGACTGCCTTTTGCGGAACAGCGCCAGGCACCATGGTTTTTCTCACCACAGACAAGCAGGAGGGACATACCTGCGCCAGGCTTACTTCCGTTCTGAAAACCAAAGGAGTTTGACACGAAGGACAAGGGAAAGGGGTGGCGAGGGAAGCCATCATAGAAATAAAAAGCGGGCTGATAAAAGAATGGGAAGTAAACTGTTTTAAGGTTGGTTTCAGGAAAACATGCTAAAAACGGAAGGTAATATCACGTAGCCAGCTTTGTGAAACTAAATTACTGCTTACATTTCATTTTCCAACTATTTACCTGCCCCCTTCTTCCCATAATGGGTTTTCTGCTGTCTCTGGTCGAGCAGAAGCACCTTGGCAAAGAACGTTGCCCATAAGGTTGAAATCTGGTTTAGTGCCGTTTTCCCAAAAACAACTCATAAACAGGCAATCCTTTAAATACCAATGGTTACCTATCCTCCCTCTCCTTTAAAATAATTGCAGGCAACCTATTGCAAGCTTTAAAAGTATATTTAACTTTGAAACTCAAAGTACTTTACATATTTACTAACCCAAACTCAATCCTACTAAGAAATCCAAATCATCTTTCTATACCCCAAACTCTAACCAAATTTTTTTTAGCTATGAACTTTGAAATACAAAGTACTTTACAAGAAAACAAATTAGAAATTCTTCCCCTACGCCAGTCCCCAAAACCGCTGCTGGTCACGGGTCTTGTCTGTATTGTGGTTTCCTTCGGCATTTTCCTTCTCCAGGATCTAGACATGCTAAGCGAGGTAGACAATGCCGATGGGATGTTCCTGTTCAACTACCTCATTGCGGCGGGTTATTTCCTGACCATCCTCCTGCGGAAGCGCTTCAGCAAAAATAAGCCTCTTCCGTTTCTGGACCATCTCATGCTTTTCCTGGTGCTGGGGCTGATCAGTGACTTTGCGCTGAACAAAAGCATGTCCATTTTTCAGCCGTCGGTGCCGTGGTTTTCCGGGTGGCTGGTGGTGGTGTCCTGCGCCATGGCGGCATTTCCTTTCCGGCAGTTTTTACCCAAGGGCTTGCAGTACGTGATGGTGTTTTTGCTGGGCACGGGCGTGGTGCTGTTTGGGTATTTTGCGCTCTACCTTTTGCCGTATTATGCCATTGGGGCCATTGGCGCCATTGCGCTGGGCATTGGCCTGCACATTTTCATTCCGCTGGCGGCCCTACTTTGCCTGTTGGGGGCCGCCCGGCGGTTGGCTAAAAAAGACAAGGCGGTAAATAGGGTTTTCGCGGTGGGCATGCTGGTGCCGGTGCTGTTTTCCTTGGTCTACCTGAGTGTATGGCAAGCCGGCCTGGAGAAAATAAACCGGTTGCTGAGCGCGTACCAGGTGCAGGACCAGCAGGATTTGCCGCGGTGGGTTTTCCTGAGCCAGCGGGTACCGGCCACGCCGATCTTTGAACGACTGGTGCAGACAGATCTGGTGTACCAATCGGCGTCTACTGACGGTTTTGACTTCTTTGGCCTGCCCAACCGCACCTTTGCCGAACTGCAACGCCATGACCCTTTGGTGATGTTGGCCACCCGCCTGTTCCGGAAGCCCGAGTTAACCACCCAGGAGCGCATCAAAATCATGGAAAGCCGCCTACAGCTGCGGCACCAGGCGCAGGAGCGGCTGTGGTCTGGCACGCACCTGTCTACTAGCAACGTCATTACCCAGGCCCAGATTTTCCCCCAGCACCGCCTCAGCTACACAGAGAAAATCCTGAACGTCTACAATAATCGGCCCGGCAGCTGGGGGCAGGAGGAAGCCATTTACACCTTTCACCTTCCTGAGGGCAGCGTGGTGACCTCCCTCTCGCTCTGGATCAACGGGCAGGAAGAAAAAGGCTACCTCACTACCCAAAGCAAAGCCGAAAAAGCCTACAAAACCATTGTGGGCGTAGAAGCCCGGGACCCTTCAGTAGTACACTGGCAGGAAGGCAATACCGTAAGCGTGCGCGTTTTCCCCTGCACGCCCCAGGAAAGCCGGCAATTTAAAATTGGCATCACCTCTCCGTTGCGGCTGGTAAATGGGCAATTGCTCTACCAGAACATCCCCTTTGACGGACCATCTGCTATAAACGCCCCCGAAACCGCGGTCATTCGCGTAGAAGACCCGGCCGCCAAAATAAATGTTCCTCAGGATTTCACGCTTTCAGGCGCTAACCGGTTTGAGCGCCATGCCTCCTATGACCCCAACTGGAGTTTCAAGCTTCCGGCCCCGCCCCTAAGCACCCAAGGTTTCTCTTTTGCCGGCCATACCTACCAAATGGCGCCATATACCCCCACGTTTGCGCCTTTCAATCCTGCCCGTATTTACCTGGACCTGAACCAGGCTTGGGCCGAAGAAGAATTCAATGCAGTATACCAAGCGGCTCCAAAGCCGAAGTGTTCGCCTTTACGGGCACGGAAATGACCTTACTCACGGACCAAAACCGGGAGGAGATTTTCCGGCAGAGCCAGGCGTTGACCTACTCGCTGTTCCCACTGCACTTGGTAGCAAACCCCGAGCAGGCCTTGATCATCAGCAAAGGCACCGAGAATTCGCCTAATCTGAAAGATTTGCAAGACAGCCGTTTTGCGGCTGATTTCGCGAAAACGGCCCCAAAACGCCAACCCATCCGGTTCTTCCAGTTGGGCACCCTTACATCGCCTTACATTAAAACCATCAAGGAACTTAGCGTCATCCAGCATACCCATGGCACCACTGCCCACCTGGCTTCTTTGCTCCGGGAGCAGCGTTTCCCAGAGCCGAAGCAAAACGATAATTCCGTAGTGCTGGAAGAAGCCGGAGTTACTATTACCCGCACCAGCCTGTCAGAAATTGAATCTAAAAAACCTAAAGCCCCGGCCTCCGACCACCTGCTGCGGCTTTTCGCTTACAACCACCTTTTGCAGCAGATTGGCCCTAAATATTTCCAGAAGGAATACCTGGAGGAAAACCTGATTGAAGAGGCTACCCAGGCCAACGTAGTGAGTCCGCTGTCAAGTTTGGTGGTGCTGGAAACCAAAGAAGACTATAAACGCTTCGGGATCACGGACAGCAAGAACAGCCTGGGCAACGCCAGCCTGAAATCTTCGGGCGCGGTGCCCGAGCCGCATGAGTGGGTGCTGATCATTCTGGTGGTGTTGGTAGTGTCCTTCACTTTGCTTAAGCAACGGGTAATTTCATGAACAGGACCCTCCCCCCACTAAAAGCCATCCTGCAGGCCCGGCGTCTTCCGCTGGTGCTGGGCCTGGGGTATGCGCTGGTGGCCTTCATCTTCCTTAGGGAGTACCTGCTATGGGACCTGCCCTGGCTTTTGGGTTTGGCGCTGGTCCCGCTGGTGGCGCTCCCGGCCCAGCCTCCTGTCCGGTCGTGGCCCTTGTTCCTGGGCGCGGCGGCCCTGGCTGGGTTGGCGGCCTATACCCAGATCACTACGCTCTACTTTTTTGCCGTATTGCTGGCAGGCTGGTGGGCGCTGCATACCTTGGGGGGCAGAAACGGGCTTTACCCGCTACTGTTACTCTTGATTGCCTCCCCACTTTTCTCGTACCTGGCAGATGTCTGGAGCTTTCCGCTGCGGTTGCAGCTAAGCCAGGCCGCGGCCCAGTTGCTGCAGTTTATCTACCCCCAGGTAGAGGCCGCCGGTAACCTGATCTTGGTGGAAGGCAAGGAATTCTCCGTGGACCCTGCCTGCGCTGGCCTGAGCATGCTTTCTTTCTCGCTTCTACTCGCGGTCTTTTTGATGGC
This Rufibacter radiotolerans DNA region includes the following protein-coding sequences:
- a CDS encoding polyamine aminopropyltransferase; this encodes MRISVQALLLFSVFVVATCGLVYELVAGTLASYLLGDSVTQFSTIIGLYLFSMGIGSYLSRFFNKNLIAWFIQIEVLVALVGGFSSTILFLLFDRVASFQMVLYLLVSLTGILVGLEIPLIMRILEDRFEFKELVSKIFTFDYIGALLASVIFPLVLVPHLGLLRTSYFFGLLNAGVALWLCFYFTKELRGIYYLRASCAAAILSLVAGFIMSDRILAFTESLSYADKIIYSVQSPYQKIVLTKNDQGFRLFLNGNLQFSSADEYRYHEALVHPGLNSVASPKKVLVMGGGDGLAVREILRYPSIEKVVLVDLDKAVTELFSSHEVLKNLNQQALLSKKVTVINTDAFQWLKNNKEQFDFVVIDFPDPANYAIGKLYTNTFYKVLRQAIAPDGAAVIQATSPFVAPNAYWCVVNTLTSCGFATLPYHAHVPSFGDWGFVLASPEQKVQVKGQFLAQLKFLDGPTFEQMRTFPKDMPARETEINKLNNQALVRYFEDEWATYIN
- a CDS encoding DUF350 domain-containing protein; its protein translation is MESLINYKLVSASLLYSFIGIAILFFTFWLLEKVTPENLWKEILEKQNMALATIFAAFIIAIAIIIGASVHG
- a CDS encoding DUF4178 domain-containing protein encodes the protein MNGFDVKEKGQLPGTLEVTCPSCKKNLHLITHAQAKNVVCAHCAHLSELQEKGFVPIQSVGREKEEPLLPLGRKGRVNGVLYAVVGFLVYKERNLKYRWREYVLFNPVHGYAFMAESDGHWTFFRFISDFINVNKHISSDIRYLGKNFKLYNKYRTTVTYARGEFFWQITEDENQYSEYVAAPYTLTMSIGREEQNYMLGEHMEPDLVQELFALEGPMPYQVGVGGAEPFSQDFPFHKVRNLALVAAAVLLGIQVLLSVFHQNKVLLDKTYLLTEEEGKGTLMPLPGPTIDIGSSLLGSTNLEVRLRAPVENSWFATGISLLNTKTGREYYVEVGVEFYNGVEGGESWSEGSPGTDQILSAIPSGTYQVYLQPSRDMQPFQSGVPDTFHLRLMQDVPIWSNFWISLLLLAAVPAVQGFREYSFERSRWMNSDYSPYDE
- a CDS encoding XrtN system VIT domain-containing protein, producing the protein MNFEIQSTLQENKLEILPLRQSPKPLLVTGLVCIVVSFGIFLLQDLDMLSEVDNADGMFLFNYLIAAGYFLTILLRKRFSKNKPLPFLDHLMLFLVLGLISDFALNKSMSIFQPSVPWFSGWLVVVSCAMAAFPFRQFLPKGLQYVMVFLLGTGVVLFGYFALYLLPYYAIGAIGAIALGIGLHIFIPLAALLCLLGAARRLAKKDKAVNRVFAVGMLVPVLFSLVYLSVWQAGLEKINRLLSAYQVQDQQDLPRWVFLSQRVPATPIFERLVQTDLVYQSASTDGFDFFGLPNRTFAELQRHDPLVMLATRLFRKPELTTQERIKIMESRLQLRHQAQERLWSGTHLSTSNVITQAQIFPQHRLSYTEKILNVYNNRPGSWGQEEAIYTFHLPEGSVVTSLSLWINGQEEKGYLTTQSKAEKAYKTIVGVEARDPSVVHWQEGNTVSVRVFPCTPQESRQFKIGITSPLRLVNGQLLYQNIPFDGPSAINAPETAVIRVEDPAAKINVPQDFTLSGANRFERHASYDPNWSFKLPAPPLSTQGFSFAGHTYQMAPYTPTFAPFNPARIYLDLNQAWAEEEFNAVYQAAPKPKCSPLRARK
- a CDS encoding XrtN system VIT domain-containing protein yields the protein MTLLTDQNREEIFRQSQALTYSLFPLHLVANPEQALIISKGTENSPNLKDLQDSRFAADFAKTAPKRQPIRFFQLGTLTSPYIKTIKELSVIQHTHGTTAHLASLLREQRFPEPKQNDNSVVLEEAGVTITRTSLSEIESKKPKAPASDHLLRLFAYNHLLQQIGPKYFQKEYLEENLIEEATQANVVSPLSSLVVLETKEDYKRFGITDSKNSLGNASLKSSGAVPEPHEWVLIILVVLVVSFTLLKQRVIS